A window of the Pyrodictium abyssi genome harbors these coding sequences:
- a CDS encoding universal stress protein, translating to MVYSCILVGYDGSEASRLAVEKAVELARRLGARLLVATVLPPPTVFLGEMLIPEIPAATELEKPAREKLEALVREIREAAGLESVEPVLLVGDPAEELVNFAESNGCDLIVVGRRGRGGLERLILGSVSSKIVSISHRVDVLVVETASAKKS from the coding sequence TTGGTCTACTCGTGTATCCTCGTGGGCTACGACGGGAGTGAGGCTAGCCGTCTCGCAGTGGAGAAGGCGGTGGAGCTGGCTCGGCGCCTCGGCGCCCGGCTCTTAGTGGCGACGGTGCTGCCGCCGCCCACGGTGTTCCTAGGCGAGATGCTCATCCCCGAGATACCGGCTGCTACGGAGCTGGAGAAGCCTGCCCGGGAGAAACTCGAGGCGCTCGTCAGGGAGATACGGGAGGCAGCCGGGCTCGAGAGCGTCGAGCCGGTCCTCCTGGTCGGCGACCCAGCCGAGGAGCTGGTAAACTTCGCCGAGAGCAACGGCTGCGACCTAATCGTCGTGGGGCGCCGGGGCCGCGGCGGCCTAGAAAGACTCATACTAGGCAGCGTCTCCAGCAAGATAGTCTCGATAAGCCACCGCGTCGACGTGCTCGTGGTTGAGACCGCCTCCGCTAAGAAGAGCTAG
- a CDS encoding PadR family transcriptional regulator, producing the protein MGPVPGVDRAVEKLLRDLRVGLYSIVVLDLLARRGPLHGYAVRRYLEEAAPGLAPSESTVYDVLKRLEKLGLLESYWARSPAGTMRKYYRARPGAEEALRRLVKELRALIGGVVCSAEEGRGSETLPSPRD; encoded by the coding sequence GTGGGGCCGGTGCCGGGCGTGGACCGGGCTGTCGAGAAGCTGCTCCGCGACCTGAGGGTCGGGCTCTACAGCATCGTGGTGCTCGACCTCCTAGCCCGCCGTGGCCCCCTGCACGGCTACGCTGTGCGCCGCTACCTGGAGGAGGCTGCGCCCGGGCTAGCGCCCAGCGAGAGCACGGTGTACGACGTGCTGAAGAGGCTGGAGAAGCTTGGCCTCCTAGAGAGCTACTGGGCGCGGAGCCCAGCCGGCACGATGAGGAAGTACTACCGGGCCCGGCCCGGCGCCGAAGAGGCGCTCCGCAGGCTCGTCAAGGAGCTCAGAGCCCTGATAGGAGGCGTTGTCTGCAGCGCCGAGGAGGGCCGGGGCTCGGAGACGCTGCCTAGCCCCCGGGACTGA
- a CDS encoding PIN domain-containing protein: MIYVDTNVVVSYINGRDPLHGAAERLIAGLRGHGLVVSQLVVLELYAVYSRVMGLDDVELEALVEYSLAKLGARVEQVDCSRLFTEAQRRAHALRLRALDLLHVVSARLLGAKGIATFDRDIAAKSKAIEGALGLKVYTYTQPSSES; the protein is encoded by the coding sequence TTGATATACGTTGACACGAACGTCGTGGTGTCCTACATCAATGGGAGAGACCCCCTTCATGGGGCAGCGGAGAGGCTTATAGCGGGGCTCCGGGGCCACGGGCTGGTTGTCTCGCAGCTTGTTGTCCTCGAGCTCTACGCGGTCTATAGCCGGGTTATGGGCCTAGACGACGTAGAGCTAGAGGCACTCGTGGAGTACTCCCTAGCCAAGCTGGGGGCCCGAGTGGAGCAGGTAGACTGCTCCCGGCTCTTCACGGAGGCCCAGAGACGTGCCCACGCTCTGCGTCTCCGCGCCCTCGACCTCCTCCACGTAGTGTCCGCACGCCTTCTCGGAGCCAAGGGCATAGCGACCTTCGACAGAGACATAGCGGCGAAGAGCAAGGCCATAGAGGGGGCCCTGGGCTTAAAGGTATACACGTACACGCAGCCCAGCAGCGAGAGCTAG
- a CDS encoding carbohydrate ABC transporter permease: MPKPRPSPAAFFLLPALLLVAVFYIVPLVLSIYISFTPLENWNLHRYLGELTSYNYERLAYMILHDPDVGKVVRTTIVFVATTLAVNVLGGLALALSTFLMEERVSLPYRVLWMLPRMTPIAVYSLMWYYFFLGDKSGTLNSILLSLGVMDKPLSWGTDPGLLPYSAWVILVIVNGFVGVSFGMVVFYSALRSIPREHLIAARVDGASTWQLVRYVLVPQLRWHLVYVTVWQLLSLVTTYAHIFLLVEWGAVDKWWGSTWALYVFNTAFTTSDQGLAAAAATILVVIGAALGVVALRVLGFHRMMQEPRGDL, encoded by the coding sequence CTGCCAAAGCCTAGGCCCAGCCCCGCAGCGTTTTTCCTACTACCTGCTCTCCTACTCGTAGCCGTGTTCTACATAGTCCCTCTGGTACTCTCCATCTACATCAGCTTCACACCGCTCGAGAACTGGAATCTCCACCGCTACCTAGGCGAGCTCACATCCTACAACTATGAGCGGCTAGCATACATGATCCTGCACGACCCCGACGTCGGCAAGGTGGTGCGCACAACCATAGTATTCGTCGCGACTACACTCGCTGTGAACGTGCTCGGAGGCCTCGCCCTAGCGCTCTCGACGTTCCTGATGGAGGAGCGGGTTTCGCTCCCCTACCGGGTCCTCTGGATGCTCCCCCGTATGACGCCCATAGCCGTCTACTCGCTTATGTGGTACTACTTCTTCCTAGGAGACAAGTCAGGGACGCTTAACAGTATTCTTCTAAGCCTAGGCGTTATGGATAAGCCCCTATCGTGGGGCACTGATCCAGGGCTTCTCCCCTACAGCGCCTGGGTTATCCTGGTCATAGTCAACGGGTTCGTCGGCGTAAGCTTCGGCATGGTTGTGTTCTATAGCGCGCTGCGCAGCATCCCCAGAGAACACCTAATAGCGGCGCGTGTCGACGGCGCCTCTACCTGGCAGCTGGTACGCTACGTGCTTGTGCCCCAGCTCCGCTGGCATCTGGTCTACGTCACCGTGTGGCAGCTCCTCAGCCTGGTAACCACGTACGCGCACATATTCCTGCTCGTCGAGTGGGGCGCGGTCGACAAGTGGTGGGGCAGCACATGGGCCCTATATGTGTTCAACACAGCGTTCACCACTAGCGACCAGGGCCTAGCGGCGGCCGCGGCGACGATACTAGTGGTCATAGGGGCTGCTCTGGGCGTAGTGGCTCTCCGTGTACTCGGGTTCCACCGCATGATGCAGGAGCCGAGGGGTGACCTCTAG
- a CDS encoding ribbon-helix-helix protein, CopG family, translated as MRVVTFKVDEDLLEKLDSFARLKGVTRSEIIRKAIELYLRLEDYKVQPQPKIVRLLS; from the coding sequence ATGCGAGTCGTAACCTTCAAGGTGGATGAGGACCTGCTCGAGAAGCTAGACAGCTTCGCCCGCCTGAAGGGCGTGACAAGGAGCGAGATAATACGCAAGGCTATAGAGCTGTACCTCCGGCTAGAGGACTACAAGGTACAGCCCCAGCCAAAGATAGTGAGGCTGCTAAGCTGA
- a CDS encoding YbjQ family protein, whose amino-acid sequence MPGQVQEVILSTLEQLPGYRVVRVLGVVSASAVLAKHIGKDIVAFVRNLMGGEVKEYTEMLAEARELALRRLAEKAREMGANAVLGLRLSTSAISQYAAEVLAYGTAVVVEPA is encoded by the coding sequence GTGCCCGGCCAGGTGCAGGAAGTCATACTCTCCACGCTGGAGCAGCTCCCGGGCTACCGTGTTGTACGCGTGCTGGGCGTCGTGAGCGCTAGCGCGGTACTAGCGAAGCATATTGGCAAGGACATTGTAGCGTTCGTTAGGAACCTAATGGGCGGCGAGGTGAAGGAGTACACGGAGATGCTGGCTGAGGCCCGGGAGCTAGCCCTACGGAGGCTCGCCGAGAAGGCCCGGGAGATGGGCGCGAATGCGGTCCTCGGGTTGAGGCTGTCTACCTCGGCTATCTCGCAGTACGCGGCCGAGGTCCTAGCCTACGGCACGGCGGTCGTAGTGGAGCCGGCCTAG
- a CDS encoding ABC transporter ATP-binding protein has translation MGLAVVFENVWKIFPGGAAALQGASFSIPEGALAGIVGPNGSGKTTSLRLAMGFATPTRGRVEVLGVVPWNSGEVRARIGYLPERPVYPLNVSVEKLLVHGARLLGLPDPYGEARRWARVVGLTGYLSARIGSLSRGYLQRLGLAYALLGEPELMLLDEPTTNLDPAARLEILDLIRSIGSDLSTTIVVSTHILPEMQRVANYLVVLVQGRVAVHGPLPELVKRYRAEGVYEISTAPRAARRAAARLIAEDVVRGVEVVGDSRLLVKARPGPEVEELLSRLKAEGLVESYTLRTGSIEQLYVSITGGGA, from the coding sequence TTGGGCCTCGCCGTAGTCTTCGAGAACGTGTGGAAGATCTTCCCCGGCGGCGCCGCAGCCCTGCAAGGTGCCAGCTTCTCTATCCCAGAGGGGGCGCTGGCCGGCATCGTGGGGCCTAACGGCTCAGGTAAGACCACGAGCCTCCGCCTGGCGATGGGCTTTGCTACTCCCACGCGTGGCCGCGTAGAGGTGCTGGGCGTCGTGCCGTGGAACAGCGGGGAGGTGCGCGCCAGGATAGGCTATCTGCCGGAGCGCCCCGTTTACCCCTTGAATGTTAGTGTCGAGAAACTGCTGGTCCACGGGGCCCGGCTACTCGGCCTCCCGGACCCCTACGGGGAGGCTAGGCGCTGGGCCCGCGTCGTCGGGCTAACGGGCTACCTCTCGGCCCGCATAGGCTCCCTGTCCCGGGGCTACCTCCAGCGCCTAGGCCTTGCCTACGCGCTGCTAGGCGAGCCGGAGCTCATGCTGCTCGACGAGCCGACGACCAACCTCGACCCGGCGGCTCGGCTCGAGATACTAGACCTCATCAGGTCGATCGGGAGCGACCTCTCCACGACAATAGTGGTCTCGACCCACATCCTCCCAGAGATGCAGAGGGTTGCAAACTACCTCGTTGTGCTTGTGCAGGGCAGGGTAGCTGTTCACGGACCACTGCCAGAACTCGTCAAAAGGTACAGGGCAGAAGGGGTCTACGAGATCAGCACAGCGCCCCGCGCCGCTCGCCGGGCTGCTGCGAGGCTCATAGCTGAGGATGTTGTACGCGGCGTAGAGGTCGTCGGCGACTCGAGACTTCTCGTCAAGGCGAGGCCCGGCCCCGAGGTGGAGGAGCTGCTCAGCAGGCTGAAGGCCGAAGGCCTCGTGGAATCGTACACGCTGCGAACTGGGAGCATAGAGCAGCTCTACGTGTCCATAACGGGTGGCGGTGCTTGA
- a CDS encoding PD-(D/E)XK nuclease family protein — protein sequence MEESLALVGRLAREAGPPVVAASSLGSWHWCSIKAWHSTSLFNAGWLSPDSLPLEAWRGLALLWAAEFSKNSFIRVIRGRLLHGEDPGSAIGDALQGAALARRLAQGGAEEMQRLNREGVVPVLGLIDPGAYERQLRRYAEADDPVEYYRREEWPLIARKPRGRVYTVIGVPDQVEWSPAGLRVVEVKTTSRPQLMRRRQRGYWAARTQLAAYAWILSERWPVEEAVLLVRDASGATVLRERLDPGELAAWFEDHVLPEIGDWLASPRPPAKPARPPCRSCEYGGRHPLTREGSPSTA from the coding sequence ATGGAAGAGTCACTAGCGCTGGTGGGTAGGCTGGCCCGCGAGGCCGGACCGCCAGTGGTAGCTGCTAGTAGCCTCGGCTCCTGGCACTGGTGCAGCATCAAGGCCTGGCATAGCACGAGCCTCTTCAACGCCGGGTGGCTGAGCCCAGACTCGCTCCCCCTGGAGGCCTGGAGGGGGCTCGCCCTCCTCTGGGCGGCGGAGTTCTCCAAGAACAGCTTCATCCGGGTTATAAGGGGCCGGCTCCTCCACGGCGAGGACCCCGGCTCGGCTATAGGCGACGCGCTCCAGGGCGCCGCGCTGGCCCGCCGGCTCGCTCAGGGCGGCGCAGAGGAAATGCAACGGCTCAACCGGGAGGGCGTCGTACCGGTCCTCGGGCTCATAGACCCCGGGGCCTACGAGAGGCAGCTCCGCCGCTACGCGGAGGCCGACGACCCCGTGGAGTACTACCGGCGGGAGGAGTGGCCCCTCATAGCCCGCAAGCCCCGGGGCCGGGTCTACACGGTGATAGGCGTCCCCGACCAGGTGGAGTGGAGCCCTGCCGGGCTACGGGTGGTGGAGGTCAAGACGACGTCGAGGCCTCAGCTCATGCGCCGCCGCCAGCGCGGCTACTGGGCAGCCCGGACACAGCTAGCAGCCTACGCCTGGATACTCTCGGAGCGCTGGCCCGTAGAGGAGGCGGTCCTCCTCGTACGCGACGCCTCCGGCGCCACTGTGCTACGGGAGCGCCTCGACCCCGGAGAGCTAGCAGCCTGGTTCGAGGACCACGTCCTCCCCGAGATAGGCGACTGGCTGGCCTCGCCACGGCCCCCGGCCAAGCCTGCAAGGCCGCCGTGCAGGAGCTGCGAGTACGGCGGCCGCCACCCGCTGACCCGCGAAGGCAGCCCTAGCACAGCATAG
- a CDS encoding carbohydrate ABC transporter permease, protein MGLRLPGIRRGGGAGEERLVFSDVETVPRRRLTLVLGLAVGLATVPLVMLYLLLVLSSFADRMLSGPDIFSARYSLENWRLLFEGRLEPAAGQLYTARDLAVIVLNTLLVAAGVTVIVVLTSVMAGYAFSRMRFRGRRRLMEFIILLHAFPGVALIIAVYAIYVWSLGLVPREAVTGYRFLYTILARAALEIPMSIWLMKGFFDRIPWEVEWSAMIDGASRLRVWWQIVLPQVKPGIAALAIFAFLAGWEDLIYVHVFLYTGGIKTLATFIEEVVGNIETAYLPIAAAAGTLYLLPTIVFFVATQKLLLQAMGGGVKG, encoded by the coding sequence ATGGGTCTCCGTCTGCCCGGTATACGGCGCGGGGGCGGCGCCGGGGAGGAGCGGCTAGTGTTCAGCGACGTGGAGACTGTGCCCCGGCGCCGTCTCACCCTAGTGCTAGGCCTAGCCGTCGGCCTAGCCACAGTGCCGCTCGTCATGCTCTACCTGCTCCTGGTGCTCTCGAGCTTCGCGGACCGGATGCTCTCCGGCCCCGATATATTCTCGGCGCGCTATAGCCTCGAGAACTGGAGACTCCTATTCGAGGGCCGTCTAGAGCCAGCGGCCGGGCAGCTTTACACGGCCCGCGACCTCGCCGTGATAGTGCTGAACACGCTGCTAGTCGCGGCGGGGGTCACGGTGATAGTTGTGCTTACTAGCGTGATGGCTGGCTACGCGTTCTCCCGTATGCGGTTCCGGGGCCGGCGCCGCCTCATGGAGTTCATTATCCTGCTCCACGCCTTCCCGGGCGTTGCCCTCATAATAGCTGTCTACGCTATCTACGTGTGGAGCCTCGGCCTCGTGCCCCGCGAGGCTGTGACGGGGTACCGTTTCCTCTACACGATACTGGCCCGCGCCGCGCTGGAGATACCTATGAGCATCTGGCTGATGAAGGGCTTCTTCGACCGTATACCATGGGAGGTCGAGTGGAGTGCGATGATAGACGGTGCCTCTAGGCTGCGGGTCTGGTGGCAGATAGTCCTGCCCCAGGTGAAGCCTGGCATCGCAGCGCTCGCCATATTCGCGTTCCTCGCGGGCTGGGAGGACCTGATATACGTCCATGTGTTCCTCTACACCGGGGGCATAAAGACGCTGGCGACCTTCATAGAGGAGGTAGTGGGCAACATAGAGACAGCTTACCTCCCAATAGCGGCGGCTGCTGGCACCCTGTACCTCCTCCCCACGATTGTGTTCTTCGTCGCGACCCAGAAGCTCCTCCTCCAGGCAATGGGTGGAGGGGTGAAGGGCTAG
- a CDS encoding ABC transporter ATP-binding protein: MVEVRLENVTKRFGRVVAVDNVTLEFPDGRFSALLGPSGSGKSTLLYLIAGIYKPTSGRIFFGDREVTNLPPKDRNVGLVFQNYALYPHMKVYDNIAFPMRLRKLPESKIDAKVQEVARLLRIEELLDRYPGQLSGGQQQRVALARALVKEPDVLLLDEPLSNLDALLRLTIRAELKKLQRRLEITAIHVTHDQAEAMSIADVIVVIDRGRVQQVGSPDDVYNRPRNLFVAGFIGSPPANMLPGRVLRDGVVMVEVAGARLSPREEYAKALAETGIEEVVVVFRPEHARLGYEPASGALSIEGEVYVVEPLGRENIVTVMVAGVPVKVLTPPSVRPRAGEKLYVSVPAEHVMLFDPETELNLLHLLEPRGLGPD, encoded by the coding sequence ATGGTCGAGGTAAGGCTCGAGAACGTGACTAAGCGCTTCGGCCGCGTCGTCGCGGTCGATAACGTGACCCTAGAGTTCCCCGATGGCAGGTTCTCTGCCCTCCTCGGGCCAAGCGGCTCCGGGAAGAGTACGCTCCTCTACCTCATAGCCGGCATATACAAGCCGACGAGCGGTAGAATATTCTTCGGCGACCGCGAGGTCACAAACCTGCCTCCGAAGGATCGTAACGTGGGCCTCGTGTTCCAGAACTATGCCCTCTATCCCCACATGAAGGTTTATGACAATATTGCGTTCCCCATGAGGCTTAGGAAGCTCCCCGAGTCGAAGATAGACGCCAAGGTTCAGGAGGTGGCGCGGCTCCTAAGGATAGAGGAGCTTCTCGACCGGTACCCGGGCCAGCTTAGCGGCGGCCAGCAGCAGCGCGTAGCACTGGCGAGGGCCCTGGTCAAGGAGCCAGACGTGCTTCTGCTTGACGAGCCTCTCAGCAACCTGGACGCCCTCCTCAGGCTCACGATCCGGGCTGAGCTGAAGAAGCTGCAGAGGCGCCTCGAGATAACGGCTATACACGTGACGCACGACCAGGCTGAGGCCATGAGTATAGCGGACGTGATAGTAGTGATAGACCGGGGTAGGGTCCAGCAGGTGGGCAGCCCCGATGACGTGTACAATCGGCCCCGGAACCTCTTCGTAGCCGGCTTCATAGGCTCCCCGCCCGCCAACATGCTGCCGGGCAGGGTCCTCCGCGACGGCGTGGTCATGGTCGAGGTGGCAGGGGCCCGGCTCTCGCCCCGGGAGGAGTATGCCAAGGCTCTCGCTGAGACCGGTATAGAGGAGGTAGTCGTGGTCTTCCGGCCAGAGCACGCCCGGCTAGGCTATGAGCCGGCTTCGGGGGCGCTGAGTATCGAGGGCGAGGTCTACGTGGTGGAGCCGCTCGGTAGGGAGAACATAGTGACTGTGATGGTCGCGGGGGTGCCGGTTAAGGTCCTGACTCCGCCGAGCGTAAGGCCCAGGGCGGGCGAGAAGCTCTACGTCTCCGTGCCGGCCGAGCACGTGATGCTCTTCGACCCAGAGACTGAGCTGAACCTGCTACATCTCCTAGAGCCGCGGGGCCTGGGGCCAGACTAG
- a CDS encoding PaREP1 family protein — MTSLDLLEQPLPRPRRGLVGYAAARALEALLEALLALRFLGRGFTRSAAGKALQAWRALTGALPALERDRILEKLGEKERKRLMEKGIPRVPSTRLKAPGQLLEDVGYTGFSQATSTALSLHDYQYHGPDPEAELSKYRSRKEAARDIVLLVEALTGYVEPGLRQKLEAMGRWTREHGEALQRLQQMLQGGS, encoded by the coding sequence TTGACTTCCCTAGACCTGCTTGAGCAGCCTCTGCCCCGGCCTCGGCGGGGCCTGGTGGGCTATGCCGCTGCTCGTGCTCTGGAGGCTCTGCTTGAGGCTTTGCTGGCGCTGAGGTTCCTCGGCCGGGGCTTTACGAGGAGTGCTGCGGGTAAGGCGCTCCAGGCGTGGCGGGCGCTAACCGGGGCGCTGCCGGCCCTCGAGCGGGACAGGATACTGGAGAAGCTGGGCGAGAAGGAGAGGAAACGGCTAATGGAGAAGGGTATCCCCAGGGTGCCTAGCACTAGGCTGAAGGCGCCCGGCCAGCTGCTAGAGGATGTGGGGTACACTGGCTTCAGCCAGGCTACCAGCACGGCGCTAAGCCTCCACGACTACCAGTACCATGGCCCAGACCCCGAGGCGGAGCTGAGCAAGTACCGGAGCCGCAAAGAAGCGGCCCGGGACATAGTGCTCCTCGTGGAGGCGCTTACCGGGTATGTAGAGCCGGGGCTAAGGCAGAAGCTGGAGGCCATGGGCAGGTGGACCAGGGAGCACGGAGAGGCGCTTCAGCGGCTCCAGCAGATGCTACAGGGAGGCAGCTAG
- a CDS encoding type 1 glutamine amidotransferase domain-containing protein has product MGKRILFLVGPEFEDIELYYPLYRLQEEGYETIVAGPSRDTLPGKRGYSVKPDLAFEEVDPGEYAGLVLPGGRGPERIRNNEHVKRIVRGFFEDERPVAAICHGPQVLISAGVLHGRRATSYPGIKDDVINAGAVWLDQPVVVDGNLVTARIPPDMPMWMREYIRLLRA; this is encoded by the coding sequence TTGGGGAAGCGTATACTCTTCCTAGTCGGCCCCGAGTTCGAGGACATCGAGCTCTACTACCCGCTCTACAGGCTGCAGGAGGAGGGCTACGAGACCATAGTCGCCGGCCCGAGCCGCGACACCCTGCCCGGGAAGAGGGGCTACAGCGTCAAGCCGGACCTCGCCTTTGAGGAGGTAGACCCGGGCGAGTACGCTGGCCTAGTGCTGCCGGGCGGCCGGGGCCCCGAGAGGATAAGGAACAACGAGCACGTCAAGAGAATAGTGCGTGGCTTCTTCGAGGACGAGAGACCCGTGGCCGCTATCTGCCACGGGCCCCAGGTGCTGATAAGCGCTGGCGTGCTCCACGGCCGCCGAGCCACCAGTTACCCCGGGATAAAGGACGACGTCATAAATGCCGGGGCCGTGTGGCTAGACCAGCCGGTGGTCGTGGACGGGAACCTGGTCACGGCAAGGATACCGCCGGACATGCCCATGTGGATGCGGGAGTACATACGGCTGCTAAGAGCCTAG
- a CDS encoding PH domain-containing protein: MDWVYACRDREKLPRKLLENLDPGRRLSGRSGSGPALEKPKWLVVTDRRIIISGEKILGRYEATAIPYEKLKQVYLRSGVWRSEFHIETEEGEKIEMPWMDKDAAREAVEAIKEALQRVSVEPPTIVRRKHLASEEWVLNKPKEQITRSYVARQAPAQPAVPAERREDPLEKLEKLKRLLDEGAITPEEYEVFRRRLLEEITGGES, translated from the coding sequence ATGGATTGGGTGTATGCTTGCAGGGATAGAGAGAAGCTCCCACGCAAGCTGCTTGAGAACCTCGACCCCGGGAGGAGATTATCCGGGCGGTCAGGAAGCGGCCCCGCCCTCGAGAAGCCGAAGTGGCTCGTAGTGACAGACCGCAGGATAATCATATCCGGCGAGAAGATCCTCGGCCGCTACGAGGCGACCGCTATACCCTACGAGAAGCTCAAGCAGGTGTACCTCCGCAGCGGGGTCTGGCGCTCAGAGTTCCACATCGAGACCGAGGAGGGCGAGAAGATAGAGATGCCGTGGATGGACAAGGACGCTGCGCGGGAGGCTGTGGAGGCGATAAAGGAGGCTCTCCAGAGGGTAAGCGTAGAGCCGCCCACGATAGTCCGGAGGAAGCACCTAGCCTCGGAGGAGTGGGTGCTCAATAAGCCCAAGGAGCAGATAACTAGGAGCTATGTCGCGCGGCAGGCCCCCGCCCAGCCAGCCGTCCCCGCCGAGCGGCGGGAGGACCCCCTGGAGAAGCTTGAGAAGCTGAAGAGGCTGCTCGACGAGGGCGCGATAACCCCTGAGGAGTACGAGGTCTTCCGTCGCAGGCTGCTCGAGGAGATAACGGGCGGAGAGAGCTGA
- a CDS encoding CPBP family intramembrane glutamic endopeptidase produces the protein MPGRSLAGVLVFIAVSFGLGYAIDFLVILPHAGDRLVFVLAAAARMYTPFAGAVAALACEGYGVREGLRSIGLRRGRAGVVAASAAVPLAAYGVAVLVSPLLGLRLRGPGEIVGLLLSGMEPPLPAPFLLALMLLQAVVAGSTLNALLALGEETGWRGYLLARLGSRLGFAWASVLVGLVWGLWHAPLVALMGYNYSGLTGLASLLAFLVFTVSGGLVLALLRALSGTVAAPAVTHGVVNAVAGLAYAAVEESPLLAPPAGLAASLGFLAVAAAIAVYAGRRGYRLALNGEPAEEPPEIY, from the coding sequence GTGCCGGGTAGGAGCCTAGCCGGGGTCCTAGTGTTCATAGCTGTCTCGTTCGGCCTCGGCTATGCTATCGACTTCCTCGTAATCCTGCCCCACGCCGGAGACCGGCTCGTGTTTGTCCTTGCGGCTGCTGCCCGGATGTACACGCCCTTCGCCGGCGCCGTGGCGGCGCTGGCCTGCGAGGGATATGGGGTCCGGGAGGGCCTCCGCAGTATAGGCCTACGGAGGGGCCGCGCTGGCGTAGTAGCGGCCTCAGCTGCTGTCCCCCTAGCTGCCTACGGGGTAGCGGTCCTGGTTAGCCCGCTTCTAGGGCTCCGGCTCCGCGGCCCCGGGGAGATTGTGGGGCTGCTCCTCAGCGGCATGGAGCCTCCCCTGCCGGCGCCCTTCCTGCTGGCTCTGATGCTCCTGCAAGCCGTGGTGGCGGGCTCCACGTTGAATGCTCTGCTCGCGCTGGGCGAGGAGACCGGTTGGCGGGGCTACCTCCTGGCCCGGCTCGGCTCCAGGCTGGGGTTCGCCTGGGCCTCGGTGCTAGTCGGCCTGGTCTGGGGGCTCTGGCACGCCCCGCTGGTAGCCCTCATGGGCTACAACTACAGCGGCTTGACCGGGCTGGCGTCGCTCCTAGCGTTCCTGGTATTCACGGTGTCCGGCGGCCTCGTGCTCGCCCTGCTCCGGGCGCTCTCTGGCACAGTGGCAGCCCCGGCTGTGACGCACGGCGTGGTGAACGCTGTGGCTGGCCTCGCCTACGCCGCTGTCGAGGAGAGCCCGCTGCTAGCCCCGCCGGCGGGGCTGGCTGCTTCGCTAGGCTTCCTAGCAGTAGCAGCCGCTATAGCCGTCTACGCGGGGCGGCGCGGCTACAGACTGGCCCTGAACGGGGAGCCGGCTGAGGAGCCTCCAGAGATATACTGA